Genomic segment of Treponema primitia ZAS-1:
TTTTTGTTGATACTCACCCTTGCGCTGCTTCTTGTCTTCGGCGTTATGGCTGCCCAGTATGAATCCTTCAAGGACCCGATCATCAATTTTTGTACAATTCCCCTGATCCTTATCGGCGTTACCGCCATTCATATTATTACCGGTCAGTCACTTTCCATGTTTACTATTATGGGTTTTGTGATGCTGGCAGGTATTGTGGTGAATAACGGTATCATTCTGGTTGACTATACCAACATTCTGGTACGGCGCGGCGCGCCGGTTATGGACGCCTGCCTTGAAGCCGGGGAGACCCGTCTTCGTCCGGTGCTCATGACCGCCCTTACTACTATTTTAGGGGTTGTACCTATGGCCTTTTTTCCCGGAGCTTCCGCGACCATGACCCAACCCATAGGCTTGGCGGTTATCGGCGGACTAACATCGGCAACATTTATTACCCTATTCTTTATTCCGGTGATGTATTCGATCATTAACCGGAAAAGAAAGGGTGAAAAGGAAGATATAGAATACTTAACGGGTGTTAAGTTACCATGATATGTATCAAAATGCAAAATATGCTATGCTTAAAAAGAAGGAACACATGATGACCATAAAAAAGCGAATGATTGTTACCAATATTCTTATGATTGCAGTCCCCGTGGTGCTGTGTTTGATTGCTGAATTCTTTGTACGTGCTATTGTGATTCGTGTGCTGGAAGCGTATGGGCTATCCTTCCCGGATAATGGGAGAGGCCCCCCGCCGGGTATTGAACATATGCCATTTATGTATCTCCTGTTCTTTGGGCAAGTGGCGCTCATCATGGGGATTTTCTTTGCAAGCAATATGTTTTTTACCCGCCAACTGGTCAAACAAATTATGGTGGATCATGAAAAATACGAAAACAACCGCCGGGAATTGATCGCCGGTATTTCCCATGATCTGCGGACACCGCTCACGTCGATTAAGGCGTATCTTGAAGGGATAGAAACCGGTTTGGCATCCACCCCGGAAAAAAGAAGCAAGTATTTTTCTATTATCAAGAACAAAACAAATGATCTGGAGCACATTATCAATCAATTATTTTTATTTTCAAAACTCGACATCGGTGAATACCCTATGAATATGCAGAAAGTCAATTTGGGGCATACTCTACCGGAAATGCTGGGTGAACTTGTGGATGAATATGAGCGGCGTGGGCTGGTAATAAAACAAGAGCAGAATGTCGATGATATATATGTCAATGCCGATTACATGCAGTTACGAAATGTTATCATTAACATTTTAGAAAATAGTGTAAAATATAAAACTTCTGAAAAAGCCGTGTTAGTTATCAACTGTTCCTCTCTTGGTAATATGGTTGAAATTAACTTAACCGATGACGGCCCCGGTGTTCCGCCTGATGCGTTGGATAAACTGTTTGATGTATTCTACCGTACTGACCCATCGCGTAGTAACGAAAAAAAGGGAAGCGGATTAGGGCTTGCTATTGCCGATAAAACGATACGGCGCATGGGCGGCAAGATTCATGCGGAATTGCCGGAAACCGGCGGCCTTTCTATTGTCATTCAGCTTCCAATCATTCAAGTTTAAGGATACTATAGAGCCATGAAAATACTCATTATTGAAGATGATAAGGCAATGGCCGATATTGAGCGTGATTTTCTCGAAATGAACGGCTTTGAAATTGAACATGAAACTGACGGCGCAAAAGGTATGGAGCGGGCGTTGAAAGGCGGCTTTAATCTTATCCTGCTTGACCTTATGCTGCCCGGTAAA
This window contains:
- a CDS encoding sensor histidine kinase; this encodes MMTIKKRMIVTNILMIAVPVVLCLIAEFFVRAIVIRVLEAYGLSFPDNGRGPPPGIEHMPFMYLLFFGQVALIMGIFFASNMFFTRQLVKQIMVDHEKYENNRRELIAGISHDLRTPLTSIKAYLEGIETGLASTPEKRSKYFSIIKNKTNDLEHIINQLFLFSKLDIGEYPMNMQKVNLGHTLPEMLGELVDEYERRGLVIKQEQNVDDIYVNADYMQLRNVIINILENSVKYKTSEKAVLVINCSSLGNMVEINLTDDGPGVPPDALDKLFDVFYRTDPSRSNEKKGSGLGLAIADKTIRRMGGKIHAELPETGGLSIVIQLPIIQV